In Cutaneotrichosporon cavernicola HIS019 DNA, chromosome: 1, one DNA window encodes the following:
- the RFC2 gene encoding uncharacterized protein (Replication factor C C-terminal domain) → MDRITQLQDAILDLLSITASSVEYITHRTQFEQTSTAIPTTLHTTQAARRKDYRAAIEQFVSDIVRRAKDIETLIAALPSKDDSSARATRLEGLQVEMVVANKEYKEALAQAEELLGELKEVLRVTLGDGTERNITASLTRLGIPQA, encoded by the exons ctcTTATCCatcaccgcctcgtcggtcGAGTACATCACCCACCGCACGCAGTTTGAGCAGACCTCGACAGCGATCCCCACCACACTACACACAACCCAGGCCGCGCGCCGGAAAGACTACCGTG CCGCGATCGAGCAGTTCGTGTCCGACATCGTCCGCCGTGCCAAGGACATTGAGACGCtcatcgccgccctccCGAGCAAGGACGACAGCAGCGCCCGC gcgACGCGCCTCGAGGGGTTGCAGGTCGAGATGGTCGTCGCGAACAAGGAGTacaaggaggcgctcgcgcaggcTG AAGAGCTCCTGGGCGAGCTGAAGGAGGTGCTGCGCGTGACGCTTGGTGACGGAACCGAGCGCAACATCACCGCCAGCCTTACACGGCTGGGCATCCCGCAGGCATAG
- a CDS encoding uncharacterized protein (Peptidase dimerisation domain) — protein sequence MTIEKPTKMAPEPCCSCGHLPSNGKDDVPSRRAPFRPEVRDTITSVIDGLKDELTDVSLYIHANPELAYKEEKAHAKLCAYLASKGFTVHQIPEVPTAFKVSYTRGVGGRTFGLNSEYDALPDIGHACGHNLIAICGVGSLLAMQKAMDEHDIDGTVVLIGTPAEEGAGGKVDLLNAGAYDGIGACMMLHPGQGGEESGGAIIRSLAYQGITAEYKGKPAHAGLSPWEGVNALDAACTAYVGISAMRQQFKPDVRVQGVITDGGGTAPNIIPERSAMQYLVRAPTAADLEIVSNRVGKCFEGAALQTGCDVKIDREVLMFELRNDKALSHEYAQVMSEMWDIPVRVLLSQSMGASTDFGNVTFAMPACHPMYMIPAKGGNHTYEFTAATKTERAHQESFKAMGAMAAVGLRFLADDIFAMDVQSTWETNMQEVKEEAARIEKK from the exons ATGACCATCGAGAAGCCAACCAAGATGGCCCCCGAGCCGTGCTGCAGCTGCGGCCACCTGCCCAGCAATGGCAAGGACGATGTGCCaagccgccgcgcaccgTTCCGCCCAGAGGTGCGCGACACAATCACATCCGTAATCGACGggctcaaggacgagctcacTGACGTGTCGTTGTACATCCACGCCAACCCCGAACTGGCATACAAGGAGGAAAAGGCGCACGCCAAGCTGTGCGCATACCTCGCATCCAAGGGGTTCACTGTACACCAGATTCCCGAGGTGCCCACGGCATTCAAAGTATCGTACACGCGTGGAGTGGGGGGACGTACCTTTGGCTTGAACTCAGAGTACGACGCACTTCCCGACATTGGACATGCTTGCGGACATAACCTCATTGCGATATGTGGTGTCGGTTCCCTTCTTGCAATGCAGAAGGCGATGGACGAGCATGACATTGACGGGACCGTCGTGCTCATCGGCACACCGGCCGAAGAGGGTGCGGGCGGAAAAGTCGACCTCTTGAACGCAGGCGCTTATGACGGTATCGGCGCATGCATGATGCTCCACCCCGGACaagggggggaggagtcGGGCGGCGCCATCATCCGCTCCCTCGCATACCAGGGCATCACCGCAGAGTACAAGGGCAAGCCAGCGCATGCCGGCCTGTCGCCATGGGAAGGTGTCAACGCCCTCGATGCCGCTTGTACGGCTTACGTCGGCATCTCGGCTATGCGGCAGCAGTTCAAGCCCGACGTACGTGTCCAGGGCGTGATTACCGATGGCGGTGGCACTGCGCCTAATATCATTCCCGAGCGCTCCGCCATGCAATACCTCGTCCGGGCGCCCACCGCAGCTGATCTCGAAATCGTCTCCAACAGAGTCGGCAAGTGCTTCGAGGGTGCGGCACTCCAGACTGGATGCGACGTCAAGATCGACCGCGAGGTACTCATGttcgagctgcgcaacgACAAGGCCTTATCT CACGAGTACGCACAAGTCATGTCTGAGATGTGGGACATTCCCGTCCGTGTTCTCCTCAGCCAGAGCATGGGTGCCTCGACAGACTTTGGTAACGTCACATTTGCGATGCCCGCCTGTCACCCGATGTACATGATTCCGGCCAAGGGCGGCAACCACACGTACGAGTTCACGGCCGCGACCAAGACGGAGCGCGCACACCAAGAGAGCTTCAAGGCCATGGGCGCAATGGCTGCCGTCGGCCTCCGtttcctcgccgacgacatctTTGCCATGGACGTCCAGTCGACGTGGGAGACCAACATGCaggaggtcaaggaagAGGCGGCGCGTATTGAGAAGAAGTAG